The Polaribacter sp. KT25b genome contains the following window.
AAGAGGAAAATCTAAATAATTTCCTTCATTTACAGAGTACATGTTTCCATCTTCTGGAAACTCCATATTAGGATGTGATAAATAAAAAGAACCAATTGCTGGGTTTAAGGTAAAACCATTTACGCCATCGCCGGTTGTGTAAACAATCATAGTAGAGGTGCCATAAACTACGTAGCCAGCAGCAACTTGTTCACTTCCTTTTTGTAAAAAATCTTCTAATTGAACTGGGGTTCCAACAGGAGTAACTCTTCTGTAAATAGAAAAAATTGTTCCAACAGAAACATTTACATCAATGTTAGATGAGCCATCTAAAGGGTCTATTAAAACAATATATTTATTTTGATGATTCTCATCGATACTGTTAATAGATATAAAACTATCTTCTTCTTCACTTGCAATTCCACAAACAATATTTCTACGTGTTAAAGTCTGTATAAATTTGTCGTTTGCATACACATCTAATTTTTGTTGATCTTCACCTTGAATATTAGTATCGCCAGCAGCGCCAATAATATCTACCAAACCGGCTTTGTTTACTTCGTGATTTACAACCTTAGCTGCTAATCTTATAGAGTTTAATAAACTCGAAAGTTCACCAGAACTGTATTTGAAAGCATGTTGGTTTTTAATAATAAATTCTCCAAGAGTTTGTTTTTGTGCAGTCATTTTTTTAATTAAAGTTGATTATACAAAGATGCTATTTTTTTTTTACTATACCGATTTAGTAATCAATGTTTTTACTAAAAAAAAAGGGTGTTTTATTATGAAAAGTATAAATTTTTAACAAATCAAAAATAAATGTGTAAAAAATATCAAATATTTTATTGAGATTTCAAAACCATTATCTTTGACCAAAATTAGTAGTAAATGGGTTTTATAATTAGACAAGGAGAAGAAAAAGACGCACAATCTGTATTAAATTTAATTACAGAATTGGCTGTTTTTGAAAAAGAACCAGATGCTGTAGAAATAACTGTAGACGATTTGTTAAAAGACGGTTTTTCTGATTCTCCAAAATTTAAACTTTTTGTAGCAGAAGAAGATAATGTTGTTATCGGAATTGCGTTATTTTACGAAAGATATTCTACTTGGAAAGGAAAAACAATTCATTTAGAAGATTTAATGGTAACAGAAAGTAAAAGAAAAATTGGTGCAGGAAAAGCTTTGTACACTGCTGTTTTAAAATATGCTTTTGAAAACAATTTTAAAAGAGTTGCTTGGGAAGTAATTGATTGGAATACAAATGCCGTTAATTTTTATAAAAGTACAGGAGCTACTTATTTAAACGATTGGTCTGTGGTACAAATGGACAAAGAAAATTTAGAAAAATATATTCAAAATAATTAAAATGAAAATTTTTAAGTTTGGTGGTGCATCTGTAAAAGATGCAGAAGGGGTAAAAAATGTTGCTTCAATCATTAAAAATGAAGGAGCAAAAGATACTTTAGTAGTAATTTCTGCAATGGGCAAAATTACAAATGCTTTTGAAGAAGTTGTAGATGCTTACTATAACAAATCAGAAGAATTACCAAGTAAATTAAGTTTTATAGAAGAATATCATAAAAATATTATGAGTTCTCTGTTTGATAAAGAAGATGAAGTTTACAGAGATGTTGATATTCTTTTTGGCGAATTAGGTTGGTTTTTGGCTAGAAATTCATCACAAAGATATAATTATGTATACGACCAAATTATTTGTTTTGGCGAGTTGTTATCAACCAGAATTGTAAGTGGATATTTATCTAAAATAGGCACAGAAAATACTTGGTTTGATGTGCGTAATTATATAAAAACCGATAGTAATTATAGAGACGCAAAAGTAGATTGGAAACTTACAGAAGCTATTATTACCAAAAAAGTTGATACTAATAAAATTAACATTACGCAAGGTTTTGTTGCAGCAAACGATACAGAAAATACTACAACTTTAGGTAGAGAAGGTTCAGATTATACAGCAGGAATTTTTGCATATTGCTTAAATGCCGAAAGCGTTACAATTTGGAAAGATGTAGAAGGTGTTTTAAATGCAGATCCAAGGGCTTTTTCTGATACTACTTTGTTAGAACAAATTTCTTATGAAGAAGCAATAGAAATGGCTTTTTATGGTGCATCTGTAATTCATCCAAAAACATTACAACCAATTCAGAAAAAGGAAATTCCTTTGTTAGTTCGTTCTTTTTTAAATCCTAAAAAAGCAGGAACAAAAGTATCTAAAGGAACTACTTTAGTACCTCATATACCTTGTTTTATTGTAAAGAAAAATCAGATTTTAATATCGATTTCTGCATTAGATTTTTCTTTTATGGTAGAGAATAATATTAGTTATATTTTTCAACAATTACACGAATATCAACTAAAAGTAAATTTAATTCAGAATTCAGCCATTAGCTTTTCTGTTTGTATAGATGATAAATTTAATAAGTTTGATGAATTTTATAATGAGCTAAAAGCGCAGTTTAGAATTGATGTTCAAAAAGAAGTAGATTTATTTACTGTACGTCATTTTGATGCAAAAGCTATAGCTGTAATTGAAGAAAAAGGAGCTTCTTTGCTAACGCAAATTAATAAAGAAACGTCTCAAATTGTTGTGAAAACGAATTAAAAAAAAGTTGCTTTACTTTTTTTAGTAAGTTTGCAAATGCGCGTCTAATTTTAATTTATGGCATTAGTAACATCTAAAGAAATTGCACAAGTAATAGGCTTAAAGAAATTTGGTTTTCTTGGTACTTTTATTGGTTGGATTTTATTAAAGATACTTCGCATTTCTGCGATTAATAGAATCTATGATAAAAATAAAAATAAGTCTGATTTAGATTTTTTAAACGGAGTTTTAGACGATTTTAAAATAAAATTTGAAATTCCAGAAGAAGATTTAAAAAGAATTCCAAAAGGTGGTGCTTTTATTACTATTTCTAATCATCCTTTAGGAGGAATAGATGGTATTTTATTGTTAAAACTGCTCATGGAAAAAAGAGCAGATTATAAAATTATAGCCAATTTTTTATTACATAAAATAGAGCCTCTAAAGCCTTATGTAATGCCTGTAAACCCTTTTGAAGATAGAAAGGATGCAAAATCTAGCCTTGCAGGTGTAAAAAAAGCACTGTTGCATTTAAGAGAAGGAAATCCTTTAGGTCTTTTTCCTGCAGGAGAAGTTTCTACATATAAAGATGGTAAGTTAAATGTAGATAAACCTTGGGAAGAAGGAGCTATTAAGTTGATTAAAAAAGCAAATGTTCCTGTAATTCCTATTTATTTTCATGCAAAAAATAGTACGCTTTTTTATTTTTTAGCAAAAATTTCTGATACTTTAAGAACAGCAAAATTACCATCGGAGTTAATGTCTCAAAGAGGTAAAATTATAAAAGTAAGAATCGGAAAACCAATTTCTGTAAAAGATCAAAATGAGTTTAAAGATATTACGTCTTTCTATGAGTTTATCAGAAAGAAAACTTACATGTTGGCAAATCCTTTTGAGAAAGCACATAAATTAATTTCTACTCAGAATATAAAAATACCGAAGAAACCTGCTAAAAAAATAACCACTCAAAGAAATTCAGAATTATTTGTTAAAGAGATAAATGCTTTAAGAGAAGCAGATGGACGTTTATTAGAAAGTAAAAATTACGAGGTGTTTTTTGCAAACGCCAAAGAGATTCCTAATTTATTACATGAAATTGGTAGATTGCGTGAAATTACTTTTAGAGAGGTTGGTGAAGGAACAAACAAATCTATCGATTTAGATAAATATGACAAGTATTATTATCACATGTTTTTATGGGATAGAGAAGCAAACTGTTTAGCAGGAGCTTACAGAATGGGACTTGGGAAAGAAATTTTTAAAAAATACGGAATCAACGGATTTTATATTCAAACCTTATTTAGGATAGAACCAGAATTGCATCAAATGATGAGCAATACCATAGAAATGGGACGTGCTTTTATTATTGCAGAATATCAGCAAAAACCAATGCCTTTATTTTTACTTTGGAAAGGAATTGTGCATGTTACATTGCGTTATCCAGAATATAAATACTTAATGGGTGGCGTTTCTATTAGTAATCAATTTTCTGATTTTTCTAAATCGTTAATGATTGAGTTTATGAAATCTCATTATTACGATCCATATATTGCACAATATATTTATCCGAAGAAAGAATACAAAGTAAAATTAAAAGATGCAGATAAAGATTTTGTGTTTGATTCTACAAAGGCAGACATGCAAAAGTTTGATAAAATTATTGATGAAATTGAACCTGGAGCATTAAGAATTCCGGTTCTAATTAAAAAGTATGTAAAGCAAAATGCACGTTTAGTTGCTTTTAATGTTGACCCTAAATTTAACAATGCTGTTGATGGATTAATGTATATTAAAGTTGCAGACATTCCTGATAGTACTGTAAAACCAGTAATGGAAGAATTTCAAGCAGAGTTAGAACGTAAAGCTGTAGAAGACCTTCTTAGCAAGAATAAGTAAAAAGATTTCATCTGCCAAAAAAGCAGTTTTTTTATTTGGTATAATTTTGGCTGTAAGTAAGTTAAACTAAATGTAATGAAAACCTTTTTAAAAATATTATTAACAGCTCTAGCAGTTGTAGTTTTAGCTAAAATTTTACCAGGAGTTACGGTATTAAGTTACACAACAGCAATAATTGTAGCTATTGTAATTGCGCTATTAAACATGTTTGTAAGGCCACTTTTAGTGTTTTTTACTTTGCCTGCAACAATTGTAACTTTAGGATTATTTCTCTTTGTAATAAACGCAGTAATTATTTTATTAGCAGATAAATTAGTAGATGGTTTTGAGGTTCCAGGATTTTTTACCGCTTTGCTATTTAGTATTCTACTTTCGTTTTTTAGAACTATTTTATTTTCGCTTTTAAAAGAAAACAAACAAACTAATTATTAAAAGCAGCTCTTTGTAAACGATCATTCATAGATTTTCCTAAACCTATTTCTGGTAGTTTTTCGGCAATAATAATGTCTAAATTTAAATGATCTAATTCGTGTAGAGAGTCATATAATTTTGATGCTGCTTCATGTAAATTACTAGTTTTAGATAAAATAATTTCAGTAAAAATTTCATCAGATGTAAAAGAGGAATTATATGCTAAAACTCCAATTTTTTTAGTTGGATATTTTTTAATTTCTGATGTAATATCCGAAGTTAAAACTGTAAAAGTTGATGGCGAATAATGCTTGTCTAACATTCCTGGAGCATCAGGATTTTCTTCCTTTTTATTTTTTACGGCAACTTTACCAACAACAGCTTCAATATCTTCAAGTGCCAAAGCGCCTAGTCTGTAAATAATTGGTTCGCCATTTTCAAAACCTATAATGGTAGATTCAATGCCATTTTTACAAGAACCGCCGTCTAAAACTAGTTTCAGTTCGTTTTTAAAATAACGTTCTACATGCTCTGGTTTTGTTGGGCTAATTTGATTAAAAGGATTTGCACTTGGCGCAGCTAAAGGAAAAGGTAATTTTCGTAAAAGTTCTAAAGTTACAGGATGATTTGGCACACGAACAGCAACCGTATCTTTACCAGCAGTAATTATATTTGGAATATTTTTTTGTTTTTTTAAGACTAAAGTTAAAGAACCTGGCCAAAATGCATTTGCTAAGATTCTTGCTTTTTCAGGCACTTCAGAAACAATCGTTTCTAATTCATCAACAGAAGAAAGATGTACAATTAACGGATTAAAAAAAGGTCGTTTTTTAGTCTCGAAAATACTCTTAATCGCTTTTTCGCTAAAGATATTTCCGGCTAAACCATATACAGTTTCTGTAGGTATTGCAACCAATTCTTCGTTTGATAAAAGCGCAATTGCTTTTTGTATGTCTTTAGAAATAATGCTCATAATTCGTTTGCAAAATTACGGATAAAATTGATGCAGCAACATATTTCAAATTAACTTTTACAAGAAATTTAAAACGGAATAGTTTTTGGTAGTTTTGGTTATCTAAAATTTACCAATGAAAAAAATACTACTTGCTTTTGGATTGCTATTTATTTTTCAAAATTCTTTTTCTCAAGAAAAATTAGGAAGGTCTTTTTTTACAGGAGATGTTAATTTTACACTAGGAATCAATGAAAATTACACTCCTTTTAATGATGACGATGAAACTTTTTTGGTTCCTTCAGCATTATTTTTTAGAGTAGGATTTGGCTACGAATTTAAACGAAAACTTGCTGTTGGCTTTA
Protein-coding sequences here:
- a CDS encoding phage holin family protein, which gives rise to MKTFLKILLTALAVVVLAKILPGVTVLSYTTAIIVAIVIALLNMFVRPLLVFFTLPATIVTLGLFLFVINAVIILLADKLVDGFEVPGFFTALLFSILLSFFRTILFSLLKENKQTNY
- a CDS encoding GNAT family N-acetyltransferase produces the protein MGFIIRQGEEKDAQSVLNLITELAVFEKEPDAVEITVDDLLKDGFSDSPKFKLFVAEEDNVVIGIALFYERYSTWKGKTIHLEDLMVTESKRKIGAGKALYTAVLKYAFENNFKRVAWEVIDWNTNAVNFYKSTGATYLNDWSVVQMDKENLEKYIQNN
- a CDS encoding L-threonylcarbamoyladenylate synthase, with the protein product MSIISKDIQKAIALLSNEELVAIPTETVYGLAGNIFSEKAIKSIFETKKRPFFNPLIVHLSSVDELETIVSEVPEKARILANAFWPGSLTLVLKKQKNIPNIITAGKDTVAVRVPNHPVTLELLRKLPFPLAAPSANPFNQISPTKPEHVERYFKNELKLVLDGGSCKNGIESTIIGFENGEPIIYRLGALALEDIEAVVGKVAVKNKKEENPDAPGMLDKHYSPSTFTVLTSDITSEIKKYPTKKIGVLAYNSSFTSDEIFTEIILSKTSNLHEAASKLYDSLHELDHLNLDIIIAEKLPEIGLGKSMNDRLQRAAFNN
- the fbp gene encoding class 1 fructose-bisphosphatase produces the protein MTAQKQTLGEFIIKNQHAFKYSSGELSSLLNSIRLAAKVVNHEVNKAGLVDIIGAAGDTNIQGEDQQKLDVYANDKFIQTLTRRNIVCGIASEEEDSFISINSIDENHQNKYIVLIDPLDGSSNIDVNVSVGTIFSIYRRVTPVGTPVQLEDFLQKGSEQVAAGYVVYGTSTMIVYTTGDGVNGFTLNPAIGSFYLSHPNMEFPEDGNMYSVNEGNYLDFPLGIKKYIKYCQEEEGERPYTSRYIGSLVSDFHRNMIKGGIYMYPKGSRNPNGKLRLLYECNPMAFLAEQANGKSSDGYTRTMDVVPTELHQRVPFVCGSKNMVDKVEEFMREYGE
- a CDS encoding aspartate kinase, coding for MKIFKFGGASVKDAEGVKNVASIIKNEGAKDTLVVISAMGKITNAFEEVVDAYYNKSEELPSKLSFIEEYHKNIMSSLFDKEDEVYRDVDILFGELGWFLARNSSQRYNYVYDQIICFGELLSTRIVSGYLSKIGTENTWFDVRNYIKTDSNYRDAKVDWKLTEAIITKKVDTNKINITQGFVAANDTENTTTLGREGSDYTAGIFAYCLNAESVTIWKDVEGVLNADPRAFSDTTLLEQISYEEAIEMAFYGASVIHPKTLQPIQKKEIPLLVRSFLNPKKAGTKVSKGTTLVPHIPCFIVKKNQILISISALDFSFMVENNISYIFQQLHEYQLKVNLIQNSAISFSVCIDDKFNKFDEFYNELKAQFRIDVQKEVDLFTVRHFDAKAIAVIEEKGASLLTQINKETSQIVVKTN
- a CDS encoding lysophospholipid acyltransferase family protein; protein product: MALVTSKEIAQVIGLKKFGFLGTFIGWILLKILRISAINRIYDKNKNKSDLDFLNGVLDDFKIKFEIPEEDLKRIPKGGAFITISNHPLGGIDGILLLKLLMEKRADYKIIANFLLHKIEPLKPYVMPVNPFEDRKDAKSSLAGVKKALLHLREGNPLGLFPAGEVSTYKDGKLNVDKPWEEGAIKLIKKANVPVIPIYFHAKNSTLFYFLAKISDTLRTAKLPSELMSQRGKIIKVRIGKPISVKDQNEFKDITSFYEFIRKKTYMLANPFEKAHKLISTQNIKIPKKPAKKITTQRNSELFVKEINALREADGRLLESKNYEVFFANAKEIPNLLHEIGRLREITFREVGEGTNKSIDLDKYDKYYYHMFLWDREANCLAGAYRMGLGKEIFKKYGINGFYIQTLFRIEPELHQMMSNTIEMGRAFIIAEYQQKPMPLFLLWKGIVHVTLRYPEYKYLMGGVSISNQFSDFSKSLMIEFMKSHYYDPYIAQYIYPKKEYKVKLKDADKDFVFDSTKADMQKFDKIIDEIEPGALRIPVLIKKYVKQNARLVAFNVDPKFNNAVDGLMYIKVADIPDSTVKPVMEEFQAELERKAVEDLLSKNK